A section of the Primulina eburnea isolate SZY01 chromosome 1, ASM2296580v1, whole genome shotgun sequence genome encodes:
- the LOC140831998 gene encoding uncharacterized protein isoform X1 codes for MAKIPVRYCVVDAFTDAAFKGNPAAVCFLEEERDEEWLQAVASEFNISETCYLTRLAESPDVPRFRLRWFTPVAEVKLCGHATLAAAHFLFVYGLVSSDVIEFSTLSGILTAKRVPDPSNLPSGNARESFLIELDFPVVSITKFDGADEVSTISKSLSGASVIEIHKTTASDDLLVELPSGDAVVEVEPLFDEIQKCSGSGIIITGPAPPGSRFDFYSRFFCPKLGLNEDPVCGSAHCALAPYWSKKLGKCDFLAYQASPRGGVINLHLDEKNQRVLLRGKAIAVMEGSLLV; via the exons ATGGCCAAGATCCCCGTCAGATACTGCGTG GTAGATGCATTTACCGACGCCGCATTCAAGGGAAACCCAGCGGCGGTTTGCTTCTTGGAAGAGGAGAGAGATGAAGAGTGGCTGCAGGCGGTGGCATCTGAGTTTAACATATCCGAGACTTGTTACTTGACTCGGCTTGCTGAATCACCCGACGTCCCCAGGTTTCGTCTTCGCTGGTTCACTCCTGTTGCTGAG GTCAAACTCTGTGGACATGCAACTTTAGCAGCAGCTCATTTTCTCTTTGTATATGGACTGGTGAGTTCTGATGTGATTGAATTTTCAACTCTTTCGGGGATATTGACAGCCAAAAGAGTACCGGATCCATCCAACCTTCCAAGTGGTAATGCACGTGAGAGTTTCCTCATTGAACTGGATTTTCCAGTGGTCTCAATAACGAAATTTGATGGTGCTGATGAGGTTTCAACCATTTCTAAAAGCTTGAGCGGTGCTTCTGTTATTGAGATACATAAAACAACTGCAAGCGATGACCTCTTA GTGGAGCTCCCATCGGGAGATGCAGTTGTGGAAGTAGAGCcgctatttgatgaaatacaaaaaTGTTCAGGGAGCGGGATAATCATCACCGGGCCCGCTCCTCCTGGATCAAGATTCGACTTTTATAGTCGATTTTTCTGCCCAAAGCTGGGGTTGAATGAG GATCCTGTATGTGGAAGTGCACATTGTGCTCTGGCACCATACTGGAGCAAGAAGCTTGGAAAATGTGATTTTTTAGCTTATCAG GCATCTCCTAGAGGTGGCGTAATTAATCTGCATCTTGATGAGAAGAATCAGCGGGTGCTGCTTCGAGGAAAAGCCATAGCAGTGATGGAAGGTTCCCTCTTGGTTTAA
- the LOC140831998 gene encoding uncharacterized protein isoform X2, producing MAKIPVRYCVVDAFTDAAFKGNPAAVCFLEEERDEEWLQAVASEFNISETCYLTRLAESPDVPRFRLRWFTPVAEVKLCGHATLAAAHFLFVYGLVSSDVIEFSTLSGILTAKRVPDPSNLPSGNARESFLIELDFPVVSITKFDGADEVSTISKSLSGASVIEIHKTTASDDLLVELPSGDAVVEVEPLFDEIQKCSGSGIIITGPAPPGSRFDFYSRFFCPKLGLNEDPVCGSAHCALAPYWSKKLGKCDFLAYQASPRGGVINLHLDEKNQRVLLRGKAIAVMEGSLLV from the exons ATGGCCAAGATCCCCGTCAGATACTGCGTGGTGG ATGCATTTACCGACGCCGCATTCAAGGGAAACCCAGCGGCGGTTTGCTTCTTGGAAGAGGAGAGAGATGAAGAGTGGCTGCAGGCGGTGGCATCTGAGTTTAACATATCCGAGACTTGTTACTTGACTCGGCTTGCTGAATCACCCGACGTCCCCAGGTTTCGTCTTCGCTGGTTCACTCCTGTTGCTGAG GTCAAACTCTGTGGACATGCAACTTTAGCAGCAGCTCATTTTCTCTTTGTATATGGACTGGTGAGTTCTGATGTGATTGAATTTTCAACTCTTTCGGGGATATTGACAGCCAAAAGAGTACCGGATCCATCCAACCTTCCAAGTGGTAATGCACGTGAGAGTTTCCTCATTGAACTGGATTTTCCAGTGGTCTCAATAACGAAATTTGATGGTGCTGATGAGGTTTCAACCATTTCTAAAAGCTTGAGCGGTGCTTCTGTTATTGAGATACATAAAACAACTGCAAGCGATGACCTCTTA GTGGAGCTCCCATCGGGAGATGCAGTTGTGGAAGTAGAGCcgctatttgatgaaatacaaaaaTGTTCAGGGAGCGGGATAATCATCACCGGGCCCGCTCCTCCTGGATCAAGATTCGACTTTTATAGTCGATTTTTCTGCCCAAAGCTGGGGTTGAATGAG GATCCTGTATGTGGAAGTGCACATTGTGCTCTGGCACCATACTGGAGCAAGAAGCTTGGAAAATGTGATTTTTTAGCTTATCAG GCATCTCCTAGAGGTGGCGTAATTAATCTGCATCTTGATGAGAAGAATCAGCGGGTGCTGCTTCGAGGAAAAGCCATAGCAGTGATGGAAGGTTCCCTCTTGGTTTAA